AGGTCAAGCACACGCTGCCGATCGAAAACGGCCACGGCGACGTGCGCGTGCTGCGCGAAGTCGACAACGCGCTTGCAAGCTGCAAGGAGTTCGCGTTCTCCGTCGTCGACGGCGACGATGCGAACGCGCACGCCGACTGGTTCGTGGCGAGCGCCTGCAAGCAGACCGAAGGCTGGAAGTGGGCGTCGGCGGAGCCTGCGGTCGAGCGTTGGGGCAATCTGCAGTAAGCAACAGGCGCGGCGTACGCAAAAAAGCGCGGCTTCCGTTTCCGGGAGCCGCGCTTTTTATTCGGGCGCAATCTGCCTGGGCGTCTACTCGCGTTTCTCCGTCGTGGATGACGACAATGCAAAAGCCCGCGTCACAAAAAAAGCGCGGTTCCGTTCCCCGAAACCGCGCCTTTGTTCGAGCGAGAAACGGCGAGATCAGGCCTCGACGTCCTCCAGGCTCAGCATCTCCGTCTGATCGTTATACGAGAAAATCTCGCCGTAACGTCCCCAGTCGATAACCGCATCGAGCGTCTCCTGGGCGGCTTTATCGGAGAGGAAGTCTTCGAGTTCCTGCTCGAAGCGCACGCGCGGCGCACGATGCCCCGGCCGCTCGTTGAGCACCTTCTTGATGCGCGCGGCGAGCGGCACGTGCCGCAGCAGATGCTCGGCGAACATCATCTTGCGCTCCTGCGTGCCGAATTCGGCGAACACGCGCGCCTGCGGCGTCAGGTAGATATCGCCCTCGCGCACGTCCGCGAAGCCCAGATGTTGCAGCACTTCCGCAATCGGAAAGAGGTCGTCCACTTCCAGATGCAGCGTCCGCGCAATTTCCGGCATGTCCGCGCGGCCGTGGTACGGCTCGGCGGCGAGCGTTTCGATCAGACCCGCCATCAGATTGGTCGACACGGACGGCAGCCAGCTCCCCAACTCCAGCCCCTTCTTCTTCGCGTCGTCGAGCTGGCGCGCGGTCATCTTCGCGTAGATGTCGTCCACGAGCCGCCGGAACGCCGGGTCCAGCCGGTTGCGCGGATGCTTGAACGGCACCTTGATCTCGGCCATCACGCGGCCGGGATTCGACGACAGCACGAGAATGCGGTCGCACATGAACACCGCTTCTTCGATGTTGTGCGTCACGATCAGCACGGACTTGATCGGCAGACGTCCCTGCGTCCACAAGTCGAGCAGATCGGTGCGCAGGTTTTCGGCGGTCAGCACGTCGAGCGCGGAGAACGGCTCGTCCATCAAGAGCAGCGTGGGATCGACGACCAGCGCCCGCGCAAAGCCCACGCGCTGGCGCATGCCGCCCGACAGTTCGCGCGGATAAGCGTTCTCGAAGCCGTCCAGACCGATCAGGTCGATGGCCGCGAGCGCACGCTCGCGCCGTTCCCGCGCGGCGACGCCCTGCGCTTCCAGACCGGCTTCCACGTTTTGCAACACGGTCAGCCACGGAAAGAGCGCGAAGGTCTGAAACACCATCGCGACGCCCTTCGCCGGGCCGCGCAACGGCTCGTTGAGATAGGTGACTTCGCCGTCGGTCGGCTCGATCAGACCGGCGATGATGCGCAGAAGCGTCGACTTGCCCGAGCCCGAGCGCCCGAGCAAACCGACGATCTCGCCTTCGCGCAGCGAAAGGTTGGCGTCGTCCAGCACGAGCAGTTCGCCCTGCGTCTTGTTGAAGCCGCGGCTCACGTTCTGAACGCGCAGAATCTCCGCGCCTAAGCGCGGCGGCTTGTTCTGCGCGCCCGGCGGCGCCCCGGCCGGCGTGCCGGTTGTGCCGGGCGTGCGCACCGCTGCCTGCTGGGCGGGCGCCTGGGAATTTTTAAGGTTCTGCATCGGAAGTCGTCCTCAATCCAGT
This Caballeronia sp. LZ062 DNA region includes the following protein-coding sequences:
- a CDS encoding nitrate/sulfonate/bicarbonate ABC transporter ATP-binding protein, translated to MQNLKNSQAPAQQAAVRTPGTTGTPAGAPPGAQNKPPRLGAEILRVQNVSRGFNKTQGELLVLDDANLSLREGEIVGLLGRSGSGKSTLLRIIAGLIEPTDGEVTYLNEPLRGPAKGVAMVFQTFALFPWLTVLQNVEAGLEAQGVAARERRERALAAIDLIGLDGFENAYPRELSGGMRQRVGFARALVVDPTLLLMDEPFSALDVLTAENLRTDLLDLWTQGRLPIKSVLIVTHNIEEAVFMCDRILVLSSNPGRVMAEIKVPFKHPRNRLDPAFRRLVDDIYAKMTARQLDDAKKKGLELGSWLPSVSTNLMAGLIETLAAEPYHGRADMPEIARTLHLEVDDLFPIAEVLQHLGFADVREGDIYLTPQARVFAEFGTQERKMMFAEHLLRHVPLAARIKKVLNERPGHRAPRVRFEQELEDFLSDKAAQETLDAVIDWGRYGEIFSYNDQTEMLSLEDVEA